In Chryseobacterium gleum, a single genomic region encodes these proteins:
- a CDS encoding helix-turn-helix domain-containing protein, producing MKVCGQNIRKIRRSKDLTQEYMAFEMGISQKAYSDIENSKVKINLEILTKISDILEIRPSDICSISHKCGTDGFEDKYQSLLEYMKKNNISIPKEFL from the coding sequence ATGAAAGTTTGTGGACAAAATATCAGAAAAATACGTAGGAGTAAAGATCTTACGCAGGAGTATATGGCCTTTGAAATGGGAATTTCCCAAAAGGCTTATTCCGATATTGAAAATTCCAAAGTGAAGATCAATCTGGAAATACTGACTAAAATATCTGATATTTTAGAGATCAGACCATCCGATATCTGCAGTATTTCTCATAAGTGCGGAACAGACGGTTTCGAAGATAAATACCAAAGCCTTCTGGAATATATGAAAAAGAATAACATATCAATTCCCAAAGAATTTCTATAA
- the ccoN gene encoding cytochrome-c oxidase, cbb3-type subunit I yields METQKFNYDNTIVRAFLYATIAFGLVGFLLGLTAALMLFYPELPEFLFGTDDTTIKSLASGNIQGLINTQGAMGFGRIRMLHTSAVIFAFVCNSFFCGAYYSMQRLLKTRMYSDTLSWIHFWSWQLMIVSVVITFLMGINTSKEYAEHEWPIDILIAFSWIIFGINMFGTIAKRRVRHLYVAIWFYMATWIAVAMLHIFNNLEVPLSFTSWKSYSVYAGVKDALVQWWYGHNAVAFVLTTPVLGLMYYFMPKAAQRPVFSYKLSIIHFWSLIFVYLWAGPHHLQYTALPAWAQAVGTGFSIMLIAPSWGGMLNGLLTLRGAWDKVRENPILKFFVVAVTCYGMATFEGPLLATKSLNKIGHYTDWVIGHVHIGALGWNGFMAFGIVYYLIPIMWRTKLWSVKLANWHFWLGTLGIIFYAVPMYISGFTQGLMWKQFNPDGTLLWKNWLDTVTAVIPYYKMRFLGGLFYISGAILMVVNVIKTIKAGSFQKEVPAEAPALANIGSARKEGEGVHLWLERTPTLLSILAFITVAIGGLVEIVPTLSLKQSVPTITAVKPYTPLELEGRDLYIREGCNACHSQMIRPFRDEVVRFEGKNGQYSKAGEFIYDRPFLWGSKRTGPDLHREGGRNPDSWHFKHMYNPRITSAGSIMPRFPWLITNKLDKTQMVDKMKLMKNAFDVPYTKAQIDSANQWADNQSKAIVKRIYSEATDVKDQMTKEKAAKGSAYVPLEQREIVAMIAYLQRLGTDIKTTQVQTASVE; encoded by the coding sequence ATGGAGACGCAAAAATTTAATTATGACAATACCATTGTCAGAGCATTCCTCTATGCGACTATCGCATTCGGACTTGTAGGATTTCTGCTGGGGCTTACAGCTGCATTGATGCTTTTTTATCCTGAATTGCCTGAATTTTTATTCGGTACGGATGATACAACTATTAAAAGCCTGGCTTCGGGTAATATTCAGGGACTGATCAATACACAGGGAGCTATGGGATTCGGAAGAATCAGAATGCTTCATACCAGTGCTGTAATTTTTGCCTTCGTATGTAACTCCTTTTTCTGTGGTGCTTACTACAGTATGCAGAGGCTTCTTAAAACCAGAATGTACAGTGATACCCTTTCCTGGATTCATTTCTGGTCATGGCAGCTGATGATTGTAAGTGTAGTGATTACATTCCTTATGGGAATCAATACGTCTAAAGAATATGCCGAGCATGAATGGCCTATTGACATCTTAATTGCATTCTCATGGATCATTTTCGGAATCAACATGTTCGGAACTATCGCTAAAAGAAGAGTGAGACATTTATATGTAGCAATATGGTTTTATATGGCAACCTGGATTGCTGTAGCCATGCTCCACATCTTCAATAACCTTGAAGTTCCGTTATCTTTCACAAGCTGGAAATCCTATTCTGTATATGCAGGAGTAAAAGATGCATTAGTACAATGGTGGTACGGGCATAATGCGGTAGCATTCGTATTAACCACTCCTGTATTAGGTCTGATGTATTATTTTATGCCAAAAGCAGCTCAGCGACCGGTATTCTCATACAAATTATCCATTATTCACTTCTGGTCGCTGATCTTTGTATACCTTTGGGCCGGGCCTCACCACCTTCAATATACAGCTTTGCCGGCATGGGCTCAAGCCGTAGGAACCGGATTCTCCATTATGCTTATTGCACCATCATGGGGAGGAATGCTGAATGGTCTTCTTACTTTAAGAGGAGCATGGGACAAAGTAAGAGAAAATCCTATTCTGAAATTCTTTGTAGTTGCCGTTACCTGCTATGGTATGGCTACTTTCGAAGGACCTCTGCTAGCAACAAAATCATTAAATAAAATTGGTCACTATACTGACTGGGTAATTGGTCACGTACATATTGGTGCCCTTGGGTGGAATGGTTTCATGGCATTCGGAATTGTTTATTACCTGATCCCAATCATGTGGAGAACAAAACTCTGGTCTGTAAAATTAGCCAACTGGCATTTCTGGCTGGGAACATTGGGAATTATTTTCTATGCCGTACCTATGTATATATCAGGGTTCACACAGGGATTGATGTGGAAACAGTTCAACCCGGACGGAACACTGTTATGGAAAAACTGGCTGGATACCGTAACCGCTGTTATTCCTTACTATAAAATGAGATTCTTAGGAGGGTTATTCTATATTTCAGGAGCTATTCTGATGGTTGTTAATGTGATTAAAACAATTAAAGCAGGCTCATTCCAGAAAGAAGTTCCGGCGGAAGCACCTGCACTGGCCAATATCGGAAGCGCAAGAAAAGAAGGCGAAGGCGTACACCTTTGGCTGGAAAGAACACCTACTCTCCTTTCAATATTAGCTTTCATTACAGTAGCGATTGGCGGACTGGTGGAAATTGTTCCGACACTATCCCTTAAGCAAAGTGTACCTACCATTACTGCAGTGAAACCTTATACTCCACTGGAACTTGAGGGCAGAGATTTATATATCCGGGAAGGATGTAACGCCTGCCACTCTCAGATGATCAGACCATTCCGTGATGAAGTGGTAAGATTTGAAGGAAAAAACGGACAATATTCCAAAGCAGGAGAATTCATATATGACAGGCCATTTTTATGGGGATCTAAAAGAACAGGACCGGATCTTCACAGAGAAGGAGGCAGAAACCCGGATTCATGGCACTTCAAACATATGTATAACCCAAGGATTACATCTGCAGGTTCTATTATGCCACGTTTCCCATGGTTAATTACCAATAAACTTGATAAAACACAAATGGTGGATAAAATGAAGCTGATGAAAAATGCTTTTGATGTTCCCTATACAAAAGCTCAGATCGATTCTGCCAATCAGTGGGCAGACAATCAGTCAAAAGCAATTGTAAAAAGAATCTACTCTGAAGCTACCGACGTGAAAGATCAGATGACAAAGGAAAAAGCAGCAAAAGGATCGGCCTATGTACCGCTTGAGCAGAGAGAAATTGTAGCCATGATTGCATATCTGCAGAGATTAGGTACAGATATTAAAACAACACAGGTGCAAACCGCAAGTGTAGAGTAA
- a CDS encoding sensor histidine kinase, which produces MDNGLPQNSIKDIVKDRYGFIWLSMEGWIMRYDGSNFVQYNNFKLKNLSFGDFYGSIKKDSISVFNTSEKNVLLISRRRPEVIAANNTFENREVLKNKIYKRIVRNTLTTRYISYYVNSYYVQLDEGTYYFEDNKIVYVDKISKKRTIITVGFSHDRLKKMFVHGESVFISDPVRKKIIRLYKGTLLEIEADSIYTDQETRMYWQQISGQVFIINRGKIYRSEFSGSKLKLTFLLEYKDIDKDISGAIFYDEVARKLYIGSSVNGLKILSLSDFSVSRKNLPYQDEVCYAAISYGDNSVLTQEGIKYSRNTSERVFSAPQSYDKRYILEDNVGNLIYRENNSIHVRYKNTGFSKYDSISFQGKEIDGLYKDENLYSASIVDKNQFYLYLFDHDNFKKTEKIIPCENNIDAVFRYNKDLLYLGSSGGIYVYSFSRNKVIKQIGKGLPVKQIIRTKEGNIWFTTYSRGIYLMKDQKAVRVPSDKNNFLANAHYLLEDQHSNLWISSDNGLFRINKDNLLQYMKSPQGVITYYRYTKKQGLLNNEFNGSANPCAHVLKDGQFVFPSMEGFVFFNPANIRVYYPGSKDIYLERARVKGKMIQLKDKLFLECGYKNAELYIDIPYYSDLDNIYLQARLSGSEDSRWINIKSDRIFRLANIEPGTYNLIIRFLSSETGKFVYKTLPVEVEAYFYQTLFFKILVAGIIIFVILVIVQIRTNFLRLKNKILKNTLDHKDKQLLETSNRLKNQSDYQKKLVESISHDITTPVKFIALLSQELNQSEDPKTQKKYFDSIYKTSEQLYKFTLSLKEYTELYKQENTENEEYSIYDLIETKRLLFEEIAARKKTFIYNFCDHQLKSKLNKNILLAVFHNIIDNAVKNTSDGEIIITSASAESHIEINIADTGTGMSDEQMIYYSGLFKKNENEHMIFKNYGLGLHMVVQLIRKINSEITFHKNTPKGTLIKILIKI; this is translated from the coding sequence ATGGACAATGGCCTGCCTCAAAACAGTATCAAAGACATTGTAAAGGACAGATATGGTTTTATCTGGCTGTCCATGGAAGGTTGGATCATGAGATATGACGGGAGTAACTTTGTACAGTATAATAATTTTAAACTTAAAAACTTAAGTTTTGGAGACTTCTATGGCAGTATAAAAAAAGACAGCATCTCTGTTTTTAACACTTCTGAAAAAAATGTTCTTTTAATTTCACGTCGAAGACCGGAGGTTATAGCTGCCAATAATACATTTGAGAATAGAGAAGTTTTGAAAAATAAAATCTATAAAAGAATTGTAAGAAATACTCTCACGACCAGATATATATCTTATTATGTTAATTCCTATTATGTTCAGTTGGATGAAGGAACCTACTACTTTGAAGATAACAAGATTGTTTACGTTGATAAAATAAGTAAGAAAAGAACTATCATTACCGTTGGTTTTTCCCATGACCGGTTGAAAAAAATGTTTGTTCATGGCGAATCTGTATTCATTAGTGATCCGGTCCGTAAGAAAATAATCAGATTATATAAAGGAACATTATTAGAAATAGAAGCCGATTCTATTTATACAGATCAGGAAACGAGAATGTACTGGCAGCAAATTTCCGGACAGGTTTTTATTATTAACCGTGGTAAGATATACAGAAGTGAATTCTCAGGGAGTAAGCTAAAACTCACTTTTTTATTGGAGTATAAGGATATTGATAAAGACATCTCCGGGGCTATATTTTATGATGAGGTGGCAAGGAAACTCTATATAGGAAGTTCTGTTAATGGATTGAAGATTCTGAGCCTGTCAGATTTCTCGGTTTCCAGAAAAAATCTGCCCTATCAGGATGAGGTTTGCTATGCGGCAATTTCTTATGGTGACAATTCTGTTCTGACACAGGAAGGAATAAAATATTCCCGCAATACTTCAGAAAGGGTGTTTTCTGCTCCCCAATCCTATGATAAGAGATACATATTGGAGGATAATGTAGGAAATCTTATATATCGGGAAAATAATTCCATTCATGTAAGGTATAAAAATACCGGATTTTCAAAATATGATTCCATTTCTTTTCAAGGTAAAGAAATTGACGGGCTTTATAAAGATGAGAATCTTTACAGTGCATCCATTGTAGATAAAAATCAGTTTTATCTCTATTTGTTTGACCACGATAATTTTAAGAAAACTGAAAAGATTATTCCATGTGAAAATAATATAGATGCTGTTTTCAGATATAATAAAGACCTCCTTTATCTGGGAAGCAGCGGAGGAATTTATGTATACTCTTTTTCCCGGAATAAAGTGATAAAGCAGATAGGTAAAGGCCTTCCTGTAAAACAAATCATCAGAACAAAAGAGGGAAATATCTGGTTCACGACTTACAGCAGAGGAATTTATCTGATGAAAGATCAGAAAGCAGTCAGAGTTCCTTCCGATAAAAATAATTTTCTGGCGAATGCTCATTATTTGTTGGAAGATCAGCATTCCAATTTATGGATATCTTCTGATAACGGGTTGTTCAGGATTAATAAAGATAATCTCCTGCAGTATATGAAAAGTCCACAGGGAGTGATCACTTATTACCGGTATACTAAAAAACAGGGGCTTTTGAATAATGAATTCAATGGAAGTGCAAACCCTTGTGCTCATGTGCTGAAGGATGGACAATTTGTATTTCCGTCTATGGAAGGATTTGTATTTTTTAATCCCGCAAATATCAGAGTTTATTATCCGGGTAGTAAAGATATTTATTTGGAAAGAGCAAGAGTAAAAGGAAAAATGATTCAGCTGAAGGATAAACTCTTTCTGGAATGCGGATATAAAAATGCGGAACTTTATATAGATATTCCTTATTATTCCGACCTTGACAATATCTATCTTCAGGCCAGGCTTTCAGGGAGTGAAGACAGTCGATGGATTAACATCAAAAGTGATCGGATATTCCGGTTAGCCAATATAGAACCCGGAACTTACAATCTTATCATTCGGTTTTTATCTTCCGAAACCGGGAAATTCGTATATAAAACACTTCCTGTAGAAGTTGAGGCTTATTTTTATCAGACCCTGTTCTTCAAAATCCTGGTCGCAGGGATTATCATTTTCGTTATTCTGGTGATTGTACAGATTCGGACCAATTTTTTAAGGCTGAAAAATAAAATACTGAAAAATACCCTGGACCATAAAGACAAGCAACTGCTGGAAACCAGTAATAGACTTAAAAACCAATCCGATTATCAGAAAAAACTGGTTGAAAGTATCAGTCATGATATTACAACTCCGGTAAAATTTATTGCACTTCTCTCACAGGAGCTCAACCAGTCTGAAGATCCGAAAACACAGAAAAAATATTTTGACAGCATTTACAAAACCTCAGAGCAGCTTTATAAATTTACATTAAGCCTTAAAGAATATACGGAACTGTATAAACAGGAAAATACAGAGAACGAAGAATATTCTATCTATGATCTTATTGAAACCAAAAGGTTATTGTTTGAAGAAATTGCAGCCCGTAAAAAAACATTTATCTACAACTTCTGTGATCATCAGCTGAAGAGTAAACTTAATAAAAATATTCTCCTCGCAGTTTTCCACAATATCATTGATAATGCAGTGAAAAACACTTCAGACGGAGAAATCATCATTACATCAGCCTCTGCAGAATCCCATATCGAAATCAATATTGCTGATACCGGAACCGGCATGTCTGATGAACAGATGATCTATTATTCCGGACTGTTTAAGAAAAACGAGAACGAACATATGATCTTTAAAAATTATGGTTTAGGGCTTCATATGGTTGTTCAGCTGATAAGAAAGATAAATTCTGAAATAACGTTTCATAAAAACACTCCGAAAGGAACCCTCATTAAAATCCTTATTAAAATATGA
- a CDS encoding cbb3-type cytochrome c oxidase N-terminal domain-containing protein, protein MKTRTPISVYIATTIGLTIMAFEMFAGDSGYFSSPFFWALILIAVILLLIMNSIGDLVENESFSRLSEEEKKQYLEQKKIPYYQKLWNSAFKKQTATEEKDILIDHGFDGITELDNSLPKWWIGLFWFGCIFCAVYLVAFSFTDYAHPDVEYTKEAKTMLASIEEYEKSAPQINLESAKYSADNIAEGQELFKTNCVTCHGDGGKGGIGPNLTDTHWINIKEKSLFKNVFWMLENGSPNNPTMRPFIKEGTITGRDAEKIAAYIYHINQETAPITTAQGGAAPQGEEVKWENGNE, encoded by the coding sequence ATGAAAACGAGAACCCCAATTTCAGTATATATCGCAACAACGATAGGTTTAACGATCATGGCCTTTGAAATGTTCGCCGGAGATTCAGGATATTTTTCTTCTCCTTTTTTCTGGGCACTGATATTAATCGCTGTTATCCTTCTGCTGATCATGAACTCCATTGGAGATCTGGTGGAGAATGAAAGTTTCAGCAGATTATCAGAGGAAGAGAAAAAACAATATCTGGAGCAAAAAAAGATTCCTTATTATCAGAAGTTATGGAATTCTGCCTTCAAAAAGCAAACCGCTACAGAAGAAAAAGATATCCTTATCGATCACGGTTTCGATGGAATTACGGAGCTTGACAATTCTCTTCCAAAATGGTGGATCGGTCTGTTTTGGTTCGGATGTATCTTCTGTGCCGTGTATCTGGTAGCTTTCTCTTTTACAGATTACGCCCATCCTGATGTAGAATACACCAAAGAGGCAAAAACCATGTTAGCTTCCATTGAAGAGTATGAAAAAAGTGCCCCGCAGATCAATCTGGAATCTGCCAAGTACAGTGCTGATAATATTGCAGAAGGACAGGAACTTTTCAAAACCAATTGTGTTACCTGCCACGGAGACGGAGGAAAAGGCGGCATTGGTCCCAACCTTACCGATACTCACTGGATTAATATTAAAGAAAAAAGCTTATTTAAAAATGTTTTCTGGATGCTTGAAAACGGTTCTCCCAACAATCCTACCATGAGACCTTTCATCAAGGAGGGAACCATTACCGGAAGAGATGCTGAAAAAATTGCCGCTTACATTTACCATATCAATCAGGAAACTGCTCCTATTACAACCGCACAAGGCGGAGCAGCTCCTCAGGGAGAAGAGGTAAAATGGGAAAACGGAAATGAATAA